One genomic segment of Paenibacillus durus includes these proteins:
- the rpsJ gene encoding 30S ribosomal protein S10: MAKQKIRIRLKAYDHRILDQSAEKIVETAKRSGAGVSGPIPLPTEKQVITILRAVHKYKDSREQFEMRTHKRLIDIVNPTPQTVDALMRLDLPSGVDIEIKL; the protein is encoded by the coding sequence ATGGCAAAGCAAAAAATTCGTATCCGCTTGAAAGCATACGACCACAGAATTCTTGATCAATCCGCTGAGAAGATCGTTGAAACAGCAAAACGTTCCGGTGCAGGTGTTTCCGGGCCGATTCCGCTGCCAACTGAGAAGCAAGTTATTACTATTCTCCGTGCGGTGCACAAGTACAAGGATTCCCGTGAACAGTTCGAAATGCGTACTCACAAGCGTCTGATCGACATTGTGAATCCAACGCCACAAACTGTGGATGCCTTGATGCGCTTGGATCTGCCGTCCGGTGTAGATATCGAAATTAAATTGTAA
- a CDS encoding globin-coupled sensor protein, which translates to MGKCPFAFLHGLSFQKKKVAPYEPHSFLRASERAPGSESHHSIQGQEELNEQMRMIDLADDDLELLRRMKPAIVRNIDEITDHFYSSVIDVGKLEQIIVKHSSIDRLKQTLREHIVEIFDGSVDNRYITKRLVIANIHKKVGLEPKWYLSAFQNLQNVFIGVIYKEAFNDAERLKMVQTLTKLLNLEQQLVLEAYEKENIREKEEQYETVKSELKQKIAEFSGELVDLSIDTNAAIEQLVTSSNEVNNSFQRTAFSALESQEKAKDGRELLSRLNGQIGHIFERTNEMEQSVKELSQFSKQIQTIVGAVQEIADQTKILSLNATIEAARAGEHGRGFSVVAQEVNRLAEDTKSTVVHIGELTAKSGILTTQVVEEIRKVQELSESGKQQSDETSQLFSDILDTMQSSTQEIVTVEKEIQTLIHIIEGIGSTTAQTAGSAEYFKSATANL; encoded by the coding sequence ATGGGGAAATGTCCGTTTGCTTTTTTACATGGTTTATCTTTTCAAAAGAAGAAAGTGGCGCCCTATGAACCTCATTCCTTCCTACGTGCCAGCGAACGAGCCCCGGGTTCAGAATCTCATCATTCGATACAAGGCCAGGAAGAATTGAATGAGCAGATGAGAATGATAGACTTGGCTGATGATGACCTGGAGCTGCTGCGCAGAATGAAGCCTGCGATAGTACGGAATATAGACGAGATTACCGACCATTTTTATAGCTCAGTGATTGATGTGGGTAAGCTGGAACAGATCATCGTTAAGCACAGCAGTATCGATAGGTTGAAGCAAACTCTGCGAGAACATATCGTTGAAATTTTTGACGGCAGTGTAGACAATCGTTACATAACGAAACGGCTGGTTATCGCAAATATTCATAAGAAGGTCGGTTTGGAGCCGAAATGGTACTTGTCCGCTTTTCAAAATCTGCAAAATGTATTTATTGGCGTTATCTATAAAGAAGCTTTTAATGACGCGGAGCGGTTAAAAATGGTACAAACTCTGACCAAACTTTTGAATCTGGAACAGCAGCTCGTTCTGGAAGCCTACGAAAAAGAGAATATCAGAGAAAAAGAAGAGCAATACGAAACGGTAAAAAGTGAGTTGAAGCAGAAAATTGCCGAATTCAGCGGCGAATTGGTCGATCTCAGTATTGATACAAATGCAGCGATCGAGCAGCTTGTTACAAGCAGCAACGAAGTTAATAATTCATTCCAACGCACCGCTTTTTCAGCCCTTGAATCTCAAGAGAAAGCAAAAGACGGACGTGAGCTGCTAAGCAGACTGAACGGACAGATTGGACATATTTTTGAAAGAACGAATGAAATGGAACAATCGGTAAAAGAGCTTAGCCAATTTTCAAAGCAAATTCAGACGATCGTCGGAGCAGTCCAGGAAATTGCGGATCAGACTAAAATACTATCGCTTAACGCAACAATAGAAGCAGCAAGGGCGGGGGAGCATGGAAGAGGCTTCAGCGTAGTTGCCCAAGAGGTCAACCGGTTGGCGGAAGATACCAAGAGCACGGTTGTACACATCGGAGAATTAACGGCCAAATCCGGTATTCTGACCACACAGGTGGTGGAAGAAATCCGAAAAGTTCAGGAACTGAGTGAAAGCGGCAAGCAGCAATCGGATGAGACCAGCCAACTGTTCTCAGACATCTTGGACACGATGCAGAGCAGCACCCAGGAGATCGTAACGGTTGAAAAAGAGATCCAGACTCTGATCCATATTATAGAAGGAATCGGCTCGACAACTGCGCAAACAGCCGGATCGGCGGAATATTTTAAGTCAGCGACAGCCAATTTATAA
- the tuf gene encoding elongation factor Tu, whose translation MAKAKFERTKPHVNIGTIGHVDHGKTTLTAAITTVLSKKYGGAAVAFDQIDKAPEERERGITISTAHVEYETPNRHYAHVDCPGHADYVKNMITGAAQMDGAILVVSAADGPMPQTREHILLSRQVGVPYIVVFLNKCDMVEDEELLELVEMEVRDLLNEYEFPGDDTPITRGSAREALQNPDGEWAAKIVEMFETIDTYIPLPERDTDKPFLMPVEDVFSITGRGTVATGRIDRGTVKVGDEVEIVGIQEETKKSVVTGVEMFRKLLDSAQAGDNIGALLRGVDRNQIERGQVLAKPNSVKPHTEFTAQIYVLTKEEGGRHKPFFTGYRPQFYFRTTDVTGIINLPEGTEMVMPGDNITVTVQLIAPIAIEEGTKFSIREGGRTVGAGTVATIQK comes from the coding sequence ATGGCAAAGGCTAAGTTTGAACGTACTAAACCGCACGTTAACATCGGTACTATCGGTCACGTCGACCATGGTAAAACGACTCTGACTGCTGCAATCACAACTGTATTGTCCAAAAAATATGGCGGTGCCGCTGTAGCATTCGACCAAATCGACAAAGCTCCGGAAGAGCGCGAACGTGGTATCACCATCTCCACAGCGCACGTTGAATATGAAACTCCTAACCGTCACTACGCACACGTAGACTGCCCTGGACACGCCGACTATGTTAAAAACATGATCACCGGCGCAGCGCAAATGGACGGCGCTATCCTGGTTGTATCCGCAGCTGACGGCCCAATGCCGCAAACTCGCGAGCACATCCTGCTGTCCCGCCAAGTAGGCGTTCCTTACATCGTCGTGTTCCTGAACAAATGCGACATGGTTGAAGACGAAGAGCTTCTGGAACTGGTTGAAATGGAAGTTCGCGACCTGCTGAACGAATACGAATTCCCGGGCGATGACACTCCAATCACTCGTGGTTCTGCTCGTGAAGCTCTGCAAAATCCTGACGGCGAATGGGCTGCCAAGATCGTTGAAATGTTCGAAACGATCGATACTTACATTCCGCTGCCAGAGCGCGACACTGACAAGCCTTTCCTTATGCCTGTCGAGGACGTATTCTCCATCACTGGCCGCGGTACCGTGGCAACTGGCCGCATAGACCGCGGAACAGTTAAAGTGGGCGACGAAGTTGAAATCGTTGGTATCCAAGAAGAAACGAAGAAATCCGTCGTTACCGGCGTTGAAATGTTCCGTAAACTTCTTGACTCCGCTCAAGCCGGCGACAACATTGGCGCTCTGCTCCGTGGTGTTGACCGTAACCAAATCGAGCGCGGACAAGTGTTGGCCAAACCGAATTCCGTTAAGCCGCACACTGAGTTCACTGCTCAAATCTACGTCCTGACTAAAGAAGAGGGTGGCCGTCACAAGCCCTTCTTCACAGGATACCGTCCTCAGTTCTACTTCCGTACAACTGACGTAACGGGTATCATCAACCTGCCAGAAGGTACTGAAATGGTAATGCCTGGCGACAACATTACAGTAACTGTTCAACTGATCGCCCCGATCGCTATCGAAGAAGGAACGAAGTTCTCCATTCGTGAAGGCGGCCGTACAGTTGGAGCCGGTACTGTAGCTACAATTCAAAAATAA
- the fusA gene encoding elongation factor G, which translates to MAREFSLKNTRNIGIMAHIDAGKTTTTERILFYTGRTHKIGEVHEGAATMDWMEQEQERGITITSAATTAAWKGHRVNIIDTPGHVDFTVEVERSLRVLDGAVGVFSAKEGVEPQSETVWRQADRYGVPRIAYVNKMDIIGADYLNVVKDMRERLQANAVAIQLPIGAENDFIGIIDLIEQKAHMYKDDLGRDIEVTDIPSEFLDQVEELRNELIEKVAELDEDLTMKYLEGEEITIDEIKAALRKGVVEVKIFPVICGSSYRNKGVQLMLDAVIDFLPAPIDVPSIKGHLEDGTEAERHSSDEEPFSALAFKIMTDPYVGKLTFFRVYSGILESGSYVLNATKGKRERIGRILQMHANSRQEISIVYSGDIAAAVGLKDTGTGDTLCDEKNPVILESMNFPDPVIEIAVEPKTKADQDKMGVALGKLTEEDPTLRAHTDEETGQTILAGMGELHLDIIIDRMRREFKVETNVGKPQVAYRETFRAPARVEGKFVRQSGGRGQYGHVWVEFEPLEAGTGSQFESKVVGGSVPREYIAPALAGIEEQMKNGVIAGFPLVDVKATIVDGSYHDVDSNEMAFKIAGSMALKAAKDKCKPVLLEPIMKVEVTVPEEYMGDVMGMLNSRRGRIEGMDSRAGAQIIRAKVPLSEMFGYSTTLRSGTQGRGVFSMELSHYEEVPKSIADEIVAKNKGAE; encoded by the coding sequence ATGGCAAGAGAGTTCTCCTTGAAAAATACACGTAATATCGGGATCATGGCGCACATCGACGCTGGTAAGACAACCACCACAGAACGGATTCTTTTCTATACAGGCCGTACGCACAAAATCGGTGAAGTTCACGAAGGTGCGGCAACGATGGACTGGATGGAGCAAGAGCAGGAGCGCGGAATTACGATTACTTCCGCCGCTACCACTGCTGCGTGGAAAGGTCACCGGGTCAACATCATCGATACCCCGGGACACGTTGACTTCACCGTAGAAGTTGAACGTTCCCTCCGTGTATTGGACGGGGCAGTAGGCGTTTTCAGTGCGAAAGAGGGCGTTGAGCCTCAGTCTGAAACCGTTTGGAGACAGGCTGACCGCTATGGCGTTCCCCGGATCGCCTATGTTAACAAAATGGATATCATCGGTGCGGATTACCTTAACGTAGTTAAGGATATGCGCGAGCGTCTGCAAGCAAATGCGGTTGCCATTCAGCTGCCGATCGGTGCCGAGAATGACTTTATCGGCATCATCGACCTGATCGAGCAAAAAGCCCATATGTACAAAGACGATCTTGGCCGTGATATTGAAGTGACGGATATCCCGTCCGAATTTCTGGATCAAGTCGAAGAGTTGCGTAACGAGCTCATTGAGAAAGTTGCGGAACTCGACGAAGATCTGACCATGAAGTACCTGGAAGGCGAAGAGATTACCATTGATGAAATCAAGGCTGCACTGCGCAAAGGCGTAGTGGAAGTTAAGATTTTCCCGGTAATCTGCGGATCTTCTTACCGTAATAAAGGGGTTCAGCTGATGCTGGACGCTGTTATCGACTTCCTGCCGGCTCCGATTGATGTTCCATCGATCAAGGGTCATCTTGAAGATGGTACGGAAGCCGAGCGTCACTCTTCGGACGAAGAGCCGTTCTCCGCGCTGGCATTTAAAATCATGACCGACCCTTATGTTGGTAAGCTGACGTTCTTCCGTGTATATTCCGGTATTCTGGAATCCGGTTCTTATGTTCTGAATGCCACTAAAGGCAAACGTGAGCGTATCGGACGTATCCTGCAAATGCACGCGAACAGCCGTCAGGAAATTTCTATTGTATATTCCGGCGACATCGCTGCAGCTGTAGGTTTGAAAGACACCGGCACAGGTGATACACTGTGTGATGAGAAGAATCCGGTTATTCTCGAATCGATGAACTTCCCGGATCCGGTTATCGAGATCGCAGTTGAACCTAAGACGAAGGCTGACCAAGACAAAATGGGCGTTGCTCTCGGCAAGCTGACTGAAGAAGACCCGACACTGCGCGCGCACACCGACGAAGAAACGGGACAAACGATTCTTGCCGGTATGGGCGAGCTTCACTTGGATATCATTATCGACCGTATGCGTCGTGAATTCAAAGTGGAAACCAATGTTGGTAAACCGCAGGTTGCTTACCGCGAAACGTTCAGAGCTCCTGCTCGCGTCGAAGGCAAGTTCGTTCGTCAGTCCGGTGGTCGTGGTCAATACGGTCACGTATGGGTTGAATTCGAGCCTCTCGAGGCAGGTACTGGCAGCCAGTTTGAAAGTAAGGTTGTCGGCGGTTCCGTACCGAGAGAATACATCGCCCCTGCGCTTGCAGGTATTGAAGAGCAAATGAAGAACGGCGTTATCGCCGGCTTCCCGCTCGTTGATGTCAAAGCAACCATCGTTGACGGTTCTTACCATGATGTCGACTCCAACGAAATGGCGTTCAAAATTGCCGGCTCGATGGCGCTTAAAGCAGCTAAAGACAAGTGTAAGCCTGTCCTGCTTGAGCCAATCATGAAAGTGGAAGTAACAGTGCCTGAGGAATACATGGGCGACGTTATGGGTATGCTGAACTCCCGCCGTGGACGGATCGAAGGTATGGATTCCCGCGCTGGAGCCCAAATTATCCGTGCGAAAGTGCCTCTTTCCGAAATGTTCGGTTATTCCACTACCCTGCGTTCCGGTACACAAGGCCGCGGCGTATTCTCGATGGAACTCTCCCACTACGAAGAAGTTCCTAAATCCATTGCGGACGAGATCGTGGCTAAGAATAAAGGCGCAGAGTAA
- the rpsG gene encoding 30S ribosomal protein S7, producing the protein MPRKGPVSKRDVLPDPVYNSKLVTRLINRVMLDGKRGVAQSILYNAFKLIEERTGKDPMEVFEAAIKNIMPVLEVKARRVGGANYQVPIEVKPERRTSLGLRWLVNYSRNRGEKTMEERLAAEIIDASNNTGASVKKREDTHKMAEANKAFAHYRW; encoded by the coding sequence ATGCCACGCAAAGGTCCAGTTTCCAAAAGAGACGTACTGCCGGATCCGGTGTATAACAGCAAACTGGTTACTCGTCTGATTAACCGTGTAATGCTGGATGGTAAAAGAGGTGTCGCTCAAAGTATTCTGTACAACGCGTTCAAGTTGATTGAAGAACGTACGGGGAAAGACCCAATGGAAGTATTTGAAGCAGCCATCAAGAACATCATGCCGGTTCTTGAAGTTAAAGCCCGCCGTGTAGGCGGCGCGAACTATCAAGTGCCGATCGAAGTTAAACCGGAGAGACGTACTTCCCTGGGATTACGTTGGCTCGTGAACTACTCCCGCAACCGCGGTGAGAAGACGATGGAAGAGCGTTTGGCGGCTGAGATTATCGATGCTTCCAATAACACAGGCGCTTCCGTCAAGAAACGTGAAGACACGCACAAAATGGCTGAAGCGAACAAAGCATTCGCTCACTACCGCTGGTAG
- the rpsL gene encoding 30S ribosomal protein S12: MPTINQLVRKGRQAKIEKSKSPALQKGFNALKREATDLSAPQKRGVCTRVGTMTPKKPNSALRKYARVRLTNRVEVTAYIPGIGHNLQEHSVVLIRGGRVKDLPGVRYHIVRGALDTAGVNNRMQSRSKYGAKRPKAKK, from the coding sequence ATGCCAACTATCAATCAATTGGTTCGTAAAGGCCGTCAAGCCAAGATCGAAAAATCGAAATCGCCTGCACTGCAAAAAGGTTTTAATGCCCTGAAGCGTGAGGCTACGGATTTGAGCGCTCCGCAAAAACGCGGTGTGTGCACTCGCGTAGGTACTATGACTCCGAAGAAACCGAACTCTGCACTTCGTAAATATGCCCGTGTTCGTTTGACGAACCGCGTAGAGGTGACAGCTTATATTCCGGGTATCGGACATAACCTGCAAGAGCACAGCGTGGTGCTGATTCGCGGAGGCCGGGTTAAAGACCTTCCGGGTGTTCGTTACCATATCGTTCGCGGCGCGCTGGATACAGCAGGCGTGAACAACCGGATGCAATCTCGCTCCAAATACGGCGCGAAACGTCCGAAAGCTAAGAAATAA
- a CDS encoding ribosomal L7Ae/L30e/S12e/Gadd45 family protein encodes MTDDRGLRDAQIKIGTKQTVKAVEMGQAAEVYVAEDGDPRLTSRIVSLCNKHGVKLTYVDTMQQLGKACGIEVGAAMAAVLK; translated from the coding sequence ATGACTGATGATAGAGGACTACGGGACGCTCAGATCAAGATCGGCACCAAGCAAACCGTCAAAGCGGTGGAGATGGGCCAGGCCGCAGAAGTCTATGTGGCGGAAGACGGAGATCCCAGGCTTACTTCAAGAATCGTTAGTCTTTGCAATAAGCATGGCGTCAAGTTGACTTATGTCGATACGATGCAGCAGTTGGGCAAGGCCTGCGGAATCGAAGTGGGCGCTGCAATGGCAGCCGTCTTAAAATAA
- the rpoC gene encoding DNA-directed RNA polymerase subunit beta': MLDVNNFEFMKIGLASPEKIRSWSRGEVKKPETINYRTLKPEKEGLFCERIFGPQKDWECHCGKYKRVRYKGVVCDRCGVEVTRAKVRRERMGHIELAAPVSHIWYFKGIPSRMGLALDMSPRSLEEIIYFASYVVTDPGDTPLEKKQLLSEKEYRSYREKYGYGFQASMGAEAVKKLLQDLDIEKELEFLKEELRTAQGQRRNRAIKRLEVIEAFRNSGNKPDWMIMDVLPVIPPELRPMVQLDGGRFATSDLNDLYRRVINRNNRLKRLLDLGAPDIIVQNEKRMLQEAVDALIDNGRRGRPVTGPGNRPLKSLSHMLKGKQGRFRQNLLGKRVDYSGRSVIVVGPYLKMYQCGLPKKMALELFKPFVMKELVNKGLAHNIKSAKRKVERVSPEVWDVLEEVIKEHPVLLNRAPTLHRLGIQAFEPILVEGHAIRLHPLVCTAYNADFDGDQMAVHVPLSAEAQAEARILMLASGNILNPKDGKPVVTPSQDMVLGSFYLTMDNKEEKGSGMILRTVNEAVSAYQRGTAGLHARVAIPVKALNKTSFTEKQQNAMLITTVGKIIFNEIFPASFPYINEATRDNLLQGTPERYFIYEKGANIRELLDAVPIAGAVGKEYLGSIIARCFEIYHTTKTSVILDKIKQLGFTYSTRAGVTIAVSDVIVPEEKKVILKESEEKVDVVAKQYRRGLITNEERYDRVIEIWSKTKDDLTNVLMKSMDRFNSIMLMVDSKARGNKSQITQLGGMRGLMATPSGRIFELPIKANFREGLTVLEYFISTHGARKGLADTALRTADSGYLTRRLVDVAQDVIVREEDCGTDKGFTVSRIQDGKEVIEDLYDRIEGRYCFETVRHPETGAIIVHRNDLIDSDKAEEIVKAGVGKLQIRSVLSCRARHGVCKKCYGRNLATGKHVEIGEAVGIIAAQSIGEPGTQLTMRTFHTGGVAGDDITQGLPRIQELFEARNPKGQATISEIDGVVKEIREAKDRREIEVQGEAESKVYSITYGSRLRVSEGDEVEAGDELTDGSIDPKEMLRIKGIRGVQNYILQEVQRVYRNQGVEINDKHVEVMIRQMLRKIRIIDAGDTNLLPGSFADIHEYESANKEVILSGKEPAVAKPVLLGITKASLETDSFLSAASFQETTRVLTDAAIKGKVDQLLGLKENVIIGKLIPAGTGMNRYRNVKLVNPEEEQSEEEALETVPAE; encoded by the coding sequence TTGTTGGACGTAAACAATTTTGAATTCATGAAAATCGGGCTGGCTTCCCCGGAGAAGATTCGTTCTTGGTCCCGCGGAGAGGTTAAGAAACCGGAAACCATCAACTATCGCACACTCAAGCCGGAAAAAGAGGGTCTTTTCTGCGAACGGATCTTCGGACCGCAAAAAGACTGGGAGTGTCATTGCGGCAAATACAAACGCGTCCGTTATAAAGGCGTAGTCTGCGACCGCTGCGGCGTCGAAGTCACACGTGCCAAAGTGCGCCGCGAGCGTATGGGCCATATTGAGCTAGCCGCTCCAGTTTCTCATATCTGGTATTTCAAAGGCATTCCGAGCCGCATGGGTCTCGCGCTTGACATGTCTCCGAGATCGCTGGAAGAGATTATCTACTTCGCATCTTATGTCGTAACCGATCCCGGCGATACGCCTCTGGAGAAGAAACAGCTTCTGTCCGAGAAGGAATACCGCAGCTACCGCGAGAAGTACGGTTACGGCTTCCAGGCGAGCATGGGTGCGGAAGCAGTCAAGAAGCTGCTTCAGGATCTTGATATCGAAAAAGAGCTGGAATTCCTTAAGGAAGAGTTGCGCACCGCTCAAGGCCAACGCCGCAACCGTGCGATCAAGCGCCTTGAAGTGATCGAAGCTTTCCGCAACTCCGGCAACAAGCCTGATTGGATGATCATGGACGTTCTCCCGGTTATTCCGCCGGAACTGCGTCCGATGGTGCAACTAGATGGCGGACGTTTCGCAACGTCCGACCTGAACGACCTGTACCGCCGCGTGATCAACCGCAACAACCGTCTGAAGAGACTGCTTGATCTTGGCGCTCCGGATATTATCGTGCAGAACGAAAAACGGATGCTTCAGGAAGCCGTTGATGCTCTGATCGATAACGGCCGCCGCGGCCGCCCGGTAACGGGTCCAGGCAACCGTCCGTTGAAATCGCTCAGCCATATGCTGAAAGGTAAGCAGGGCCGTTTCCGTCAGAATCTGCTCGGTAAACGGGTCGACTATTCCGGCCGTTCCGTTATCGTCGTAGGTCCTTACTTGAAAATGTACCAATGCGGCCTGCCTAAGAAAATGGCGCTTGAGCTATTTAAGCCGTTCGTGATGAAAGAACTGGTTAACAAAGGCCTTGCCCATAACATTAAGAGCGCGAAACGCAAAGTCGAGCGCGTAAGCCCGGAAGTATGGGATGTGCTTGAAGAAGTCATCAAGGAGCACCCGGTTTTGCTGAACCGTGCCCCCACGCTTCACCGTCTCGGTATCCAAGCGTTTGAACCGATTCTGGTGGAAGGCCATGCCATTCGTCTTCATCCGCTCGTATGTACAGCGTACAACGCTGACTTTGACGGTGACCAAATGGCCGTGCACGTTCCGCTTTCCGCGGAAGCACAGGCGGAAGCCCGCATTCTGATGCTGGCGTCCGGCAACATTTTGAACCCGAAGGACGGCAAGCCGGTCGTTACCCCTTCCCAGGATATGGTTCTCGGTTCCTTCTATCTGACCATGGACAACAAGGAAGAAAAGGGCAGCGGGATGATTCTCCGTACCGTGAACGAAGCGGTTTCCGCTTACCAGCGCGGAACTGCCGGTCTTCATGCGCGTGTAGCCATTCCGGTCAAGGCGCTTAACAAGACCAGCTTCACCGAGAAGCAGCAGAACGCCATGCTGATCACAACGGTCGGCAAAATTATTTTCAATGAGATTTTCCCGGCAAGCTTCCCTTACATCAACGAAGCGACACGTGATAATCTGTTGCAGGGTACGCCGGAGAGATATTTCATCTATGAAAAAGGTGCCAACATCCGCGAACTGCTTGACGCGGTTCCGATTGCGGGTGCTGTCGGCAAAGAATATCTGGGCTCGATTATCGCCCGCTGTTTCGAAATTTATCATACGACCAAAACATCGGTCATTCTGGATAAAATCAAGCAGCTTGGCTTTACCTACTCTACCCGTGCGGGCGTAACGATCGCCGTATCGGACGTTATCGTACCGGAAGAGAAGAAGGTCATTCTGAAAGAGTCCGAAGAGAAGGTCGATGTTGTCGCCAAGCAATACCGCCGCGGTCTTATTACCAATGAAGAGCGGTATGACCGCGTCATTGAAATTTGGTCCAAGACGAAGGACGATCTGACCAACGTGCTCATGAAATCCATGGACCGTTTCAATTCCATCATGCTGATGGTGGATTCCAAAGCACGGGGTAACAAATCGCAGATTACCCAGCTTGGCGGGATGCGCGGACTGATGGCGACGCCGTCGGGACGCATTTTCGAACTGCCGATCAAAGCGAACTTCCGCGAAGGCCTGACCGTCCTTGAGTACTTTATCTCTACTCACGGCGCGCGGAAAGGTCTGGCGGATACGGCGCTTCGTACCGCCGACTCCGGTTACCTGACACGCCGTCTTGTCGACGTGGCCCAGGACGTAATCGTCCGCGAGGAAGATTGCGGCACCGACAAAGGCTTTACCGTCAGCCGTATCCAGGATGGCAAAGAGGTTATCGAGGACCTGTATGACCGTATTGAAGGCCGCTACTGCTTCGAGACCGTCCGCCATCCGGAAACAGGCGCAATCATTGTGCACCGTAATGATCTGATTGATTCCGATAAAGCGGAGGAGATCGTCAAAGCCGGCGTAGGCAAGCTGCAAATCCGCTCCGTACTGAGCTGCCGCGCCCGTCACGGCGTCTGCAAGAAGTGCTACGGACGCAACCTGGCTACCGGCAAGCACGTCGAGATCGGCGAAGCCGTCGGCATTATCGCCGCACAATCCATCGGTGAACCGGGAACGCAGCTTACTATGCGTACGTTCCATACCGGGGGCGTTGCGGGCGACGATATCACGCAAGGTCTTCCGCGTATCCAGGAGCTGTTTGAGGCGCGTAACCCGAAAGGCCAAGCGACCATCAGTGAAATCGACGGCGTCGTGAAGGAGATTCGCGAAGCGAAAGACCGCCGCGAAATCGAGGTTCAGGGTGAAGCGGAATCGAAAGTCTACTCGATTACCTACGGATCACGCCTGCGCGTAAGCGAAGGAGATGAGGTCGAGGCCGGTGACGAACTGACCGACGGTTCCATCGATCCGAAAGAAATGCTGCGCATCAAGGGGATCCGTGGTGTGCAGAACTATATCCTTCAGGAAGTACAGCGCGTATACCGGAATCAGGGCGTAGAAATCAACGATAAGCACGTTGAGGTCATGATTAGACAGATGCTGCGCAAAATCCGCATCATTGATGCCGGTGATACTAACCTGCTGCCTGGCTCCTTTGCGGATATCCATGAATACGAATCTGCGAATAAGGAAGTAATCCTGTCCGGCAAAGAACCGGCTGTTGCGAAGCCTGTACTGCTCGGTATTACGAAGGCATCGTTGGAAACAGACTCCTTCTTGTCCGCGGCATCGTTCCAAGAGACGACGCGCGTGCTGACCGACGCCGCCATCAAAGGCAAGGTCGACCAGCTGCTCGGCCTCAAGGAGAATGTTATTATCGGTAAGCTGATTCCTGCCGGAACGGGCATGAACCGCTACCGCAATGTCAAATTGGTCAATCCGGAAGAAGAGCAAAGCGAAGAGGAAGCTTTGGAAACTGTTCCGGCTGAATAA